The following coding sequences are from one Pigmentibacter sp. JX0631 window:
- a CDS encoding sucrase ferredoxin, whose product MLQHSECSQITKCSNEKIIGTAANYDFHLVIELEEPWDSIPIKSNKYPEELKLLPQILAKNKLNVGINYFAKNLQCEKNFTKIFIFKKSLNEFDLYDKLELKIPNSQLNLFSNYCLDYFQNKNNNLLEWVVKNNLTTTEIFICAHGNRDQCCGKYGLQIYQKFTEIIEKNNLNFRVWKSSHIGGHRYAPTFFEAPSMRWYGLFDINSVENYLLRDKKNFLINNNYRGMSGINNKIASIVECELFKEYSWEWERFTQKSYEIETTNEKEGFFVHFYYNLNNEMLKRTFQVIETVPIENISSCGSLEKKLTKQYLVKETK is encoded by the coding sequence ATGCTCCAACATTCAGAGTGTTCACAAATAACGAAGTGTAGTAATGAAAAAATAATTGGCACAGCAGCAAACTATGATTTTCATTTAGTGATTGAATTAGAGGAACCTTGGGACTCTATTCCAATAAAATCAAACAAATATCCTGAAGAATTAAAACTGTTACCGCAAATTTTAGCAAAAAATAAACTAAATGTTGGTATTAATTATTTTGCAAAAAATTTACAATGTGAAAAGAATTTTACAAAAATTTTCATCTTCAAAAAATCTTTAAATGAATTTGATTTATACGATAAACTTGAATTAAAAATACCTAATTCACAGTTAAATTTGTTTTCAAATTATTGTTTAGATTATTTTCAAAACAAAAATAATAATTTATTAGAATGGGTTGTAAAAAACAACTTAACTACAACTGAAATTTTTATTTGTGCGCATGGAAATAGAGATCAGTGCTGTGGAAAATATGGCTTGCAAATTTATCAAAAATTTACAGAAATTATCGAGAAAAATAATCTTAACTTTCGAGTTTGGAAATCATCGCATATTGGCGGACACAGATATGCGCCTACATTTTTTGAAGCACCAAGTATGCGCTGGTATGGACTTTTTGATATAAATTCAGTTGAAAATTATTTACTCAGAGATAAAAAAAATTTTTTAATTAATAACAATTATCGTGGCATGAGTGGAATAAATAATAAAATTGCATCAATTGTGGAATGTGAATTATTTAAAGAATATTCTTGGGAATGGGAAAGATTTACCCAGAAAAGTTATGAAATAGAAACAACCAACGAAAAAGAAGGCTTTTTCGTTCATTTTTACTACAATTTAAATAATGAGATGCTGAAAAGAACTTTCCAAGTAATTGAGACTGTTCCTATAGAAAATATATCTAGCTGCGGTTCTTTAGAAAAAAAATTAACTAAACAGTATTTAGTTAAAGAAACAAAATAA
- a CDS encoding NAD(P)H-dependent oxidoreductase encodes MKISIISGSHRKHSESDRVGKFIESTFKKNHNLETNFFSLANNPLPFFDEEFWNAENENWQKVWSPIAKEFQTSDAFVIISPEWHGMVPAGLKNLFLLASPKEFGHKPALITSVSAGGSGSYPVSELRSSSYKNNRICYIPEHLIIRDSTNVLKSEQPANPNDEAIRKRIKFATNLLVEYAKAFKQVRDSEVIDYKNYAFGM; translated from the coding sequence ATGAAGATATCTATTATTTCTGGTAGTCATCGAAAACATTCCGAATCCGACAGGGTAGGAAAATTTATAGAAAGTACTTTTAAAAAAAATCATAATTTAGAAACTAATTTCTTTTCTCTTGCAAACAATCCATTGCCTTTTTTTGATGAAGAATTTTGGAATGCGGAAAATGAAAATTGGCAAAAAGTTTGGTCTCCAATTGCGAAAGAATTTCAAACTTCTGATGCCTTTGTCATTATTTCCCCTGAATGGCACGGAATGGTTCCTGCTGGGTTAAAAAATTTATTCTTACTGGCTTCTCCAAAAGAATTTGGTCATAAACCTGCTTTAATAACAAGTGTTTCTGCTGGAGGAAGTGGTTCTTATCCTGTAAGTGAATTACGCTCAAGCAGTTATAAAAATAATCGAATTTGTTACATTCCAGAACATTTAATTATTCGTGATAGCACTAATGTATTAAAATCGGAGCAACCTGCAAATCCCAATGATGAAGCAATTAGAAAAAGAATTAAATTTGCAACTAATTTATTAGTTGAATATGCAAAAGCATTTAAGCAAGTTAGAGATAGTGAAGTTATAGATTACAAGAACTATGCTTTTGGTATGTAA
- the flgL gene encoding flagellar hook-associated protein FlgL, with product MPVNPRISEQYRYGSTLDRIGTVKNIADDVHETAVSARKLKRISDDPVATIRVLRNRTRISNLDQYRKSLDFGRGYLAKTEDALTSIYESLIRAKELSIQQSNNIYDDASRKAVAEEIRQILNHVIILGNTTYGDKYVFGGFQTTQPPISPDGHYLGDDGYIFIQVDEDSFRPINVSGRMVFDVPGGMEGKRPPLVNILQNMYESLFAWDKDQLHQSMVDLDSAMNSVVTATASLGARRVALEDVSERLDRGESQLHSDNNNLEGADLVKSALDLKRAETALNFTLQASSKMLTPSLLEFLK from the coding sequence ATGCCTGTAAATCCACGAATATCAGAGCAATATAGATACGGATCAACTTTAGATAGAATAGGAACAGTAAAAAATATTGCAGATGATGTTCATGAAACAGCTGTTTCTGCAAGAAAATTAAAAAGAATTAGCGATGATCCTGTTGCTACTATAAGAGTTTTACGGAATAGAACTCGTATTTCTAATTTAGATCAATATAGAAAATCCTTAGATTTCGGTCGGGGTTATCTTGCTAAAACTGAAGACGCTTTAACTTCAATATATGAATCATTAATTCGTGCAAAAGAATTATCTATTCAACAATCAAATAATATTTATGATGATGCATCAAGAAAAGCGGTTGCAGAAGAAATTCGGCAAATTTTAAATCATGTCATTATATTAGGTAACACAACTTATGGGGACAAATATGTTTTCGGGGGCTTTCAAACAACTCAGCCTCCTATCTCACCAGATGGTCATTATTTAGGTGATGATGGATACATTTTTATTCAGGTAGATGAGGATAGTTTTAGACCAATCAATGTCAGTGGAAGAATGGTTTTTGATGTTCCAGGTGGGATGGAAGGAAAACGTCCACCATTAGTGAATATTTTACAAAATATGTATGAGTCTCTTTTTGCATGGGATAAAGATCAACTGCATCAATCCATGGTTGATCTAGATAGTGCAATGAACTCTGTCGTTACTGCAACAGCTTCTTTAGGGGCAAGACGTGTTGCTTTAGAGGATGTTTCCGAGCGACTTGACAGAGGAGAATCTCAATTACATAGCGACAATAACAATTTAGAAGGTGCTGATTTAGTGAAATCAGCATTAGATTTAAAACGTGCTGAAACAGCGCTTAATTTTACATTACAAGCTAGTTCTAAAATGCTTACACCTTCCTTGCTCGAATTTCTTAAATAA
- the flgK gene encoding flagellar hook-associated protein FlgK, with protein sequence MVATLNHILNMGSESLQNSRVGVDVTGHNISNAQTPGYSRQVVNLETKWPIEYGYHVFGDGSRIQSIRRAHDKFIEGQLRREVQEQSRTETLSDGLKKLESFFNPDLTSTIRDRFTSFVNSIRELSNFPEEPSVRINTIESGKALAQSFNSTHANIVQVQTDANEEIRQNINLVNQKIAEVAKLNRQIREMGAGNLSDVNDLEDRRDKLIKEIGSIVDINAYKDSNDQITLRGPGESLLVEGGLSSRFMLEDIYTVNSMPNVVVSEFEKERYFDMTHLIKTGKMGALLQIRDKYAQNLRNEVNSLAKGFGDSFNDVHVKGYGVNDMKETNGRVFFEGLNGPGEPAQDIEVSLGIVYNPNAIGAALSTTTPGDNVVANKLVKLFYEPLFDDETTTITGIYDKMISKIGIAALKTKEEATASQIVFDRLKAQRESVAGVSLDDEAANLLKYQHLFTASSRVVTTADEMFKTVLDLKR encoded by the coding sequence ATGGTTGCTACTTTAAATCACATTTTAAATATGGGTAGTGAATCTCTCCAAAACTCTAGGGTAGGGGTAGATGTAACAGGACATAATATTTCTAATGCACAAACGCCTGGCTATAGCAGACAAGTTGTGAATTTGGAAACGAAATGGCCAATTGAATATGGGTATCATGTTTTTGGTGATGGTTCTAGAATACAAAGTATTCGCAGAGCACATGATAAATTTATAGAAGGACAGTTAAGACGAGAAGTTCAAGAGCAAAGTAGGACTGAAACTTTATCAGATGGATTAAAAAAATTAGAAAGTTTTTTTAATCCTGATTTAACTTCAACAATTCGCGATAGATTTACAAGTTTTGTCAACTCTATTCGAGAGTTATCAAATTTCCCTGAGGAACCTTCAGTTAGAATTAATACGATAGAAAGTGGTAAAGCTTTAGCTCAATCCTTTAATTCAACCCATGCAAATATTGTTCAAGTACAAACAGATGCGAATGAAGAAATACGCCAAAATATTAATTTGGTAAATCAAAAAATTGCTGAAGTAGCAAAACTAAACAGACAAATTAGAGAAATGGGGGCGGGAAATCTTTCTGATGTTAATGATCTTGAAGATAGAAGAGATAAATTAATTAAAGAAATTGGTTCTATTGTTGATATAAATGCCTATAAAGATAGTAATGATCAAATAACTTTACGTGGGCCAGGTGAAAGTTTGCTCGTTGAAGGAGGACTTTCTTCCCGATTTATGCTTGAAGATATCTATACAGTAAATAGTATGCCTAATGTTGTTGTATCTGAATTTGAAAAAGAGCGTTACTTTGATATGACACATTTAATAAAAACTGGAAAAATGGGTGCTTTACTGCAAATTAGAGATAAATATGCGCAAAATCTTCGAAATGAAGTAAATTCATTAGCGAAAGGATTTGGAGATTCTTTTAATGATGTTCACGTCAAAGGATATGGCGTTAATGACATGAAAGAAACAAATGGGAGAGTATTTTTTGAAGGATTAAATGGTCCTGGTGAACCAGCACAAGACATAGAAGTTTCATTAGGAATTGTTTATAATCCTAATGCTATTGGAGCTGCATTGTCTACAACAACTCCTGGTGACAATGTTGTTGCAAATAAACTTGTTAAATTATTTTATGAACCATTATTTGATGATGAAACAACTACAATAACTGGTATTTATGATAAAATGATAAGTAAAATTGGTATTGCAGCATTAAAAACAAAAGAAGAAGCTACTGCTTCACAAATTGTTTTTGATCGTTTAAAAGCACAAAGAGAAAGTGTGGCAGGTGTTTCTTTAGACGATGAAGCTGCGAATCTTTTAAAATACCAACATTTATTTACGGCAAGTTCACGTGTCGTAACAACAGCGGATGAAATGTTTAAAACTGTATTGGATTTAAAAAGGTAA
- the flgN gene encoding flagellar export chaperone FlgN, with protein sequence MEELIALLSQFNDILKKQITNYTEYLPILEEEEFAITNYDLSALEKIVIVKDQHSRISQSLEQRRVAILRKICYMIAFDPRGQKLSLNLFKITFKKYLDNIKNLVNEVTYKKILEEEENILHTATEFENLFETVYPRIYRNQIILKKLLRNITLSINLFQSEADVGMNYDNLGKAHSSANKNTVNSSMRIKA encoded by the coding sequence ATGGAAGAATTAATTGCTCTGCTTTCACAATTTAATGATATATTAAAAAAGCAAATAACTAATTATACAGAATATTTACCAATTTTAGAAGAAGAAGAGTTTGCAATTACAAATTATGATTTATCTGCATTAGAAAAAATTGTTATAGTAAAAGATCAACATTCAAGAATATCTCAATCGTTAGAACAAAGAAGGGTAGCTATTTTAAGAAAAATATGTTACATGATAGCTTTTGATCCCAGAGGTCAAAAACTTTCCCTAAATTTATTTAAAATCACATTTAAAAAATATCTCGATAATATCAAAAATTTGGTAAATGAAGTTACTTATAAAAAAATTTTGGAAGAAGAAGAAAATATTCTTCATACAGCGACTGAGTTTGAAAACTTATTTGAAACTGTTTATCCAAGAATTTATAGAAATCAGATTATTTTAAAAAAACTTCTTAGAAACATAACATTATCTATTAATTTATTTCAGTCCGAAGCTGATGTTGGAATGAATTATGACAATCTTGGGAAGGCGCATTCTAGTGCTAATAAAAATACGGTAAATTCTTCAATGCGGATAAAAGCTTAA
- the flgM gene encoding flagellar biosynthesis anti-sigma factor FlgM: protein MAVNGVKNSANLANAIQSADSGKVDKPDKANIKNAAANYAKAATPPGIKEAANVQISQKAKEMSLAKKIAEESPDLREDKIAYFKDLIDKGEYKVDSEKVASAMVREAMRDELAKDPGVVFR from the coding sequence ATGGCAGTGAATGGAGTAAAGAACTCTGCAAATTTAGCAAATGCTATTCAAAGTGCAGATTCTGGAAAAGTGGATAAACCGGATAAGGCTAATATAAAAAATGCAGCCGCAAATTATGCAAAAGCTGCAACTCCTCCCGGTATTAAAGAAGCAGCAAACGTACAAATATCACAAAAAGCTAAAGAGATGAGTTTAGCTAAAAAAATTGCTGAAGAATCACCTGATTTAAGAGAAGATAAAATTGCATATTTTAAAGATCTTATTGATAAAGGTGAATATAAAGTGGATTCTGAAAAAGTTGCGAGTGCAATGGTTAGAGAAGCTATGCGTGATGAATTAGCGAAAGATCCAGGTGTTGTTTTTAGATAA
- a CDS encoding AMP-binding protein, with amino-acid sequence MMVDQVIECKERPWQKNYGPGTNLDLGQFEFANLADMVTRSSAKWKDKIACSMVLHNGMESKLSYSEIELYSDAFAVYLREELKLAKGDRVAIQLPNCLSYPIAVFGVFKAGCVLVNANPLYTAYEMQHQFKDSGAKVLIIIDMFADKLKEVVPNTSIENVILVSVVDFFPILKKTIVHSVLKFVKKQIPKCEVYATRIASALHKGIKIQKAKQLNPHKYWSNITQDDLCALQYTGGTTGVSKGAMLTHKNLMANMYQIVEMGKSKIEPGNEHILSVLPLYHIFAFTVNLITFYYCGGESILIPNPRPLKNLEKAFSMKKITWISGVNTLFNGLLNEKWFAENPPKDLKASIAGGAALHKAVAERWNLVTKTIVVEGFGLTEASPVVTFNPINGIIKGDTVGIPMPSTDVVLLNDEGIPVQIGDAGEIAVRGPQVMKGYWQRPEESSKCLKGEWLLTGDIGVMDNDGYIKIVDRKKDMILVSGFNVYPNEVEDCIAKLAGVGEVAVIGVPNEKTNEAVKAFIVKKDNSLTKENVLEHCHKFMTSYKVPKQIEFRTELPKSPIGKILRKNLREESIKKI; translated from the coding sequence ATGATGGTGGATCAGGTAATTGAATGCAAAGAGCGACCTTGGCAAAAAAACTATGGACCAGGAACAAATCTAGACTTAGGTCAATTTGAATTTGCAAATTTAGCCGATATGGTAACTCGCAGCTCCGCAAAATGGAAAGATAAAATTGCCTGCAGCATGGTTCTGCATAACGGAATGGAAAGTAAACTTTCATATTCTGAAATTGAATTATATTCAGATGCATTCGCTGTTTATTTGCGTGAAGAGTTAAAGCTCGCAAAGGGCGATAGAGTAGCAATTCAATTGCCCAATTGTTTGTCTTACCCAATTGCAGTATTTGGAGTTTTTAAAGCAGGATGCGTCTTAGTTAATGCGAACCCCTTATACACAGCTTATGAAATGCAGCATCAATTTAAGGATAGTGGTGCAAAAGTTTTAATTATAATTGATATGTTTGCAGATAAATTAAAAGAAGTTGTACCCAATACAAGTATTGAAAACGTGATTTTAGTAAGTGTTGTCGATTTTTTTCCTATTTTGAAAAAAACCATTGTTCATTCAGTATTAAAATTTGTAAAAAAGCAAATTCCAAAATGCGAAGTTTATGCAACAAGAATTGCATCAGCTCTCCATAAAGGAATAAAAATTCAAAAAGCAAAACAATTAAATCCACATAAATATTGGAGTAATATCACACAAGACGATTTATGCGCTTTGCAATATACAGGAGGAACGACTGGTGTTAGCAAGGGCGCAATGTTAACTCATAAAAATCTCATGGCAAATATGTATCAAATTGTTGAAATGGGGAAATCAAAAATTGAACCAGGAAATGAACATATTTTGTCGGTATTACCTTTGTATCATATCTTTGCTTTCACTGTTAATTTAATAACTTTTTATTATTGTGGTGGCGAAAGTATTTTAATTCCAAATCCAAGACCTCTAAAAAATTTAGAAAAAGCATTTTCTATGAAAAAAATCACATGGATTTCAGGTGTAAATACTTTATTTAACGGACTATTAAATGAAAAATGGTTTGCTGAAAATCCTCCGAAAGATCTAAAAGCTTCAATAGCTGGCGGTGCAGCTTTACATAAAGCTGTAGCAGAAAGATGGAATCTTGTTACCAAAACAATTGTGGTTGAAGGTTTTGGCCTTACAGAAGCTTCTCCCGTTGTTACCTTTAATCCTATAAATGGAATAATTAAAGGAGACACAGTCGGTATTCCCATGCCAAGTACAGATGTAGTATTATTAAATGATGAGGGAATTCCTGTGCAGATAGGTGATGCAGGTGAAATTGCCGTTCGAGGACCACAAGTAATGAAAGGCTACTGGCAAAGACCTGAGGAAAGTTCAAAATGTCTGAAAGGTGAATGGTTATTAACTGGCGATATTGGTGTTATGGATAATGATGGATATATTAAAATAGTTGATCGGAAAAAAGATATGATTTTAGTCAGTGGTTTCAATGTTTATCCGAATGAAGTCGAAGATTGTATCGCAAAACTAGCTGGAGTTGGTGAGGTTGCAGTTATTGGAGTTCCCAACGAGAAAACAAATGAAGCCGTTAAAGCATTTATTGTAAAAAAAGATAACTCTCTAACAAAAGAAAACGTTTTAGAACATTGTCATAAGTTCATGACGAGCTATAAAGTACCAAAACAAATAGAATTTAGAACAGAGCTACCAAAATCTCCGATAGGAAAAATTCTACGAAAAAACTTACGAGAAGAGTCTATTAAAAAAATATAA
- a CDS encoding SGNH/GDSL hydrolase family protein, with amino-acid sequence MRNFKKFLILINLLIFYKIPVIADNKNTNIAIHKIVVFGDSLSDNGNYLNASKDTSNPMPLKPYFAGRASNGKIWLEYIALENNFIMVNYAYLGALTSGKNPKYPEAISLINQIDKFEQDNKKSDLNNTLFFIWAGANNIFKMNIKEPIDTFNSLYGLTEDILVSLEKLKKIGAKNIFIANIPDLGNIALTTEIDSFKKMKWILSNISRFENYMLMKKVTNFSEENKDINLIYFDSNEFLNRVRQNPGRYFIANIKNACYVGVPSKPAIPNESCNNSKEYLFWDLVHPTTKVHCFAAIEVEKVLKEKYQLNSNNNLTDKFCSELN; translated from the coding sequence ATGAGAAATTTTAAAAAATTTTTGATCCTAATTAATCTTTTGATTTTCTATAAAATTCCAGTTATAGCAGATAACAAAAATACTAATATAGCAATTCATAAAATTGTAGTATTTGGAGATAGTTTATCTGATAATGGTAACTATTTAAATGCTTCTAAAGATACTTCAAATCCAATGCCATTGAAACCATATTTTGCCGGAAGAGCAAGTAATGGCAAAATATGGTTAGAATATATAGCTCTAGAAAATAATTTTATAATGGTAAACTATGCTTATTTAGGAGCATTAACATCTGGTAAAAATCCAAAGTATCCAGAAGCAATTTCATTAATTAATCAAATCGATAAATTTGAACAAGATAATAAAAAAAGTGATTTAAATAACACTTTATTTTTTATTTGGGCTGGAGCAAATAATATTTTCAAAATGAATATCAAAGAACCTATAGATACATTTAATTCGTTGTATGGTTTAACAGAAGATATTTTAGTAAGTTTAGAAAAATTAAAAAAAATTGGCGCTAAAAACATTTTCATAGCAAATATTCCTGATTTAGGAAACATAGCATTAACCACAGAAATTGATAGTTTTAAAAAAATGAAATGGATTTTATCTAATATCAGCAGATTTGAGAACTATATGTTAATGAAAAAAGTTACTAATTTTAGCGAAGAAAATAAAGATATTAATTTAATCTACTTTGATTCTAATGAATTTTTAAATAGAGTAAGACAAAATCCAGGAAGATATTTTATAGCAAATATCAAAAATGCTTGTTACGTTGGAGTTCCCAGTAAGCCTGCTATTCCAAATGAAAGTTGCAATAATTCAAAAGAATATTTATTTTGGGATCTTGTGCATCCAACAACAAAAGTTCATTGTTTTGCAGCTATAGAAGTAGAAAAAGTATTAAAAGAAAAATATCAGCTAAATAGTAACAATAATTTAACTGATAAATTTTGTTCCGAATTAAATTAA
- a CDS encoding DUF4360 domain-containing protein, with product MKLVSALFGSIFALGFTVSAMADVPPYVTIPPVVNGQPNPSYGGSGCPAGSARAVVAPDMKSFTMIFDKYVVNAAGSNSLDRKNCQILINFQFPQGWSYSIARMDYRGFYNLSAGSYGSQQALYYFQGNLQQARLNTVFRGPTSGDYTISDTLGINNLVWSPCGSLSGLNVNTSLIAQVGPNNPNGYATLTTDSADGSVQTTYALQWQRCSH from the coding sequence ATGAAGTTAGTTAGTGCTCTTTTTGGTTCTATTTTTGCACTTGGTTTCACTGTTTCTGCAATGGCTGATGTTCCTCCTTATGTTACAATTCCACCAGTAGTGAATGGTCAACCAAACCCGTCCTATGGTGGCAGTGGTTGTCCAGCGGGTTCAGCGCGCGCAGTTGTTGCGCCTGATATGAAGTCTTTTACTATGATATTTGATAAATATGTTGTAAATGCTGCTGGTTCAAATTCACTGGATAGAAAAAACTGTCAGATATTAATTAATTTTCAATTTCCACAGGGTTGGTCTTATTCTATAGCAAGAATGGATTATCGTGGTTTTTACAATTTAAGCGCAGGATCTTATGGTTCTCAACAAGCCCTATATTATTTCCAAGGAAATCTTCAACAAGCGCGTTTAAATACTGTTTTTAGAGGTCCTACTTCTGGTGATTATACTATTAGTGATACTCTAGGAATTAATAACTTAGTTTGGTCACCTTGTGGTTCATTGAGTGGATTGAATGTCAATACTTCTTTAATAGCGCAAGTTGGTCCAAATAATCCAAATGGCTATGCAACATTAACTACGGATTCTGCTGATGGTAGTGTGCAAACAACTTATGCTTTACAATGGCAAAGATGCTCACACTAA
- a CDS encoding metallophosphoesterase, with product MKKVNLIAMLSLFAVSCSTKSNDYQAEKEKNILAVSDIHYNPFSLCDTEKAENKLSAVDSKCNALMKELNSSKAEEWDNIFAKYLTTEKISSLKTNTNHSLYQKFLVQLETVAKSENIDFVVILGDFLTHGFHQKLNDYAKLTQQNEIESFIKKTFEYISLTVNAKLPKDVEAFPVIGNNDSYGANYKFDNPNTSSFYKDLSIIWGSNAKQLLKSKTFVSEGGYYSINLNDKKLSIVALNTNMLSKKAHADAGVDIDSSAKNQLNWLSDLLNTPKKTDSNEKATSDNKDESRIPEENKVLVISHIPNGIDGYASSVANDGSAVPFWRELHSNSYLNILKTNSEKISTILVGHTHHDGFQKLDDTKKLYSSSVPSLTAVRNNPGFKVFKLNKENVLVNSTVHYYDLNEQKWAENPKPFTEFSPSAGHVSHGYEILLDAWSKDTDQADEHYLKRFVLNADHSDLVQRWKHYVCAAGSGMTIKDFNDCYKKVTEKK from the coding sequence ATGAAAAAAGTTAATTTAATTGCAATGCTCTCTTTATTCGCGGTTTCTTGTTCAACAAAATCAAATGACTATCAGGCTGAAAAAGAAAAAAATATATTAGCTGTAAGTGATATTCATTACAATCCTTTTTCTCTTTGTGATACTGAAAAAGCAGAAAATAAATTGAGTGCTGTTGATAGTAAGTGTAACGCTCTAATGAAAGAATTAAATTCTTCTAAAGCAGAAGAATGGGATAATATTTTTGCGAAGTATTTAACTACTGAAAAAATTTCTTCATTAAAAACAAATACAAATCATAGTCTATATCAAAAATTTCTTGTTCAATTAGAAACAGTAGCAAAATCAGAAAATATTGATTTTGTAGTTATTTTAGGAGATTTCTTAACTCATGGTTTCCACCAAAAGTTAAATGATTATGCTAAATTAACACAACAAAATGAAATTGAATCTTTTATTAAAAAGACTTTTGAATACATTAGCTTAACTGTGAATGCAAAACTTCCTAAAGATGTAGAAGCCTTTCCTGTCATAGGCAATAATGACTCCTATGGTGCTAATTACAAGTTTGATAATCCAAATACTTCAAGCTTTTATAAAGATTTGTCAATTATTTGGGGAAGTAACGCAAAGCAATTATTAAAATCAAAAACTTTTGTATCTGAAGGTGGTTACTACTCTATAAATCTTAATGATAAAAAATTATCAATTGTTGCATTAAATACTAATATGTTGTCAAAAAAGGCTCATGCAGATGCAGGCGTTGATATCGATTCTAGTGCAAAAAATCAATTAAATTGGCTAAGCGATTTACTAAATACTCCTAAAAAAACAGACAGTAATGAAAAAGCTACAAGTGATAATAAAGATGAATCACGTATTCCTGAAGAAAATAAAGTTTTAGTTATTTCTCATATTCCAAATGGAATTGATGGATATGCTTCGTCAGTTGCTAATGATGGTTCAGCAGTGCCTTTTTGGAGAGAATTACATTCTAATTCTTATTTAAATATCCTAAAAACCAATTCAGAAAAAATTTCTACGATTTTAGTAGGGCATACTCATCATGATGGGTTTCAAAAATTAGATGATACAAAAAAGCTATACTCATCATCAGTTCCATCTTTAACTGCAGTAAGAAACAATCCTGGATTTAAAGTTTTTAAACTTAATAAGGAAAATGTTTTGGTCAATTCAACAGTCCATTATTATGATCTCAATGAACAAAAATGGGCAGAAAATCCAAAACCATTTACTGAATTTAGCCCAAGTGCTGGGCATGTTTCTCATGGTTATGAAATTTTATTAGATGCATGGTCTAAAGATACAGATCAAGCGGATGAACATTATTTAAAACGTTTTGTCTTAAATGCAGATCATTCTGATCTTGTGCAAAGATGGAAACATTATGTTTGTGCTGCTGGAAGTGGTATGACAATTAAAGATTTTAATGATTGTTATAAAAAGGTAACTGAGAAAAAGTAA
- a CDS encoding NADH-quinone oxidoreductase subunit I: MGYINVSKDPQKSLKNGYLTTTLLGLGQTISTFAKQLLKLEESVTVQWPEVEYKYSERFKGAHFLTKRPNGEVRCTACFLCATNCPAQCITIVAGQAKDSGIEKFPVRFEIDILRCVFCGYCEEACPVDAIRLGSEYSMAGMPEQKWVYTKDYLLNRPENKKRLGDKQISRKDENTKDDSVKSQLPNIHRSPSSHH, encoded by the coding sequence ATGGGATATATAAATGTATCTAAAGATCCACAGAAGAGTTTAAAGAATGGTTACTTAACAACAACGTTACTTGGATTGGGTCAGACTATATCAACTTTTGCAAAGCAACTCTTAAAACTTGAAGAGTCTGTTACTGTCCAATGGCCGGAAGTAGAATATAAATACTCTGAACGTTTTAAGGGAGCGCATTTTTTAACGAAACGCCCCAATGGTGAGGTGCGTTGTACTGCTTGCTTTTTGTGTGCAACAAATTGTCCAGCGCAATGCATTACAATTGTTGCGGGTCAGGCAAAAGATAGCGGTATTGAAAAATTTCCAGTTCGATTTGAAATTGACATTCTGCGTTGTGTGTTTTGTGGATATTGTGAAGAAGCATGTCCCGTTGATGCTATTCGTTTAGGCTCAGAATATTCTATGGCTGGCATGCCTGAACAAAAATGGGTTTATACAAAAGATTATTTGTTAAACAGACCTGAAAATAAAAAACGCTTAGGTGACAAGCAAATTTCCCGCAAAGATGAAAATACAAAAGATGATTCTGTAAAAAGTCAGTTACCAAATATTCATCGTTCTCCCTCTTCTCACCATTAA